The genomic stretch ctcttaagttctaaacttaacactcactaaatattacaagagtttgtgaggttgaagatggagttcgtaagcttttgaatttgacagcatttcagtatattttgcgcaagtgttgtatcaagcttctgattagaacttctatttataggtgttgagaggaaatgaccgttgggagcatttaatgctttacgtgaatagtacaatgttgcatttaatatttcacacttttgtcaattacctcgagccttgcttttgctgcttttactgactttgccttttgtagcttctaacgttccttttgtcagtcagagatttgacgttacaacctttcatcttgtactttcttctggactcagattttgtagataacaacgtttgaatatcagagtcaacggctttggtgcagagcatcttctgtcttctgactttgaagagctttgagcgtgacaCTATCAAagcttcagagcttgtacttTTGACTtctgttcttctgatgctttacaGTTCATGTtatgattctgcatgaccatcttctgatgtcttgccagagcatgttctgatgaagccatccagaaccttctgagtcagtgcttctgagcgctgctttgtgcatactctttatatatttcctaaaatggaaaatgcaaaggattagagtaccgcattgtcttatacaaaattcatacataatgttatcatcaaaacaaataatattgatcagaacatttcttgttctaacaaggtaTGCAAACTTGTCAAATCTTTATACGGTTTAAAACAGacaccaaaacaatggcatcaaAAATTTGACACTGCCATACTTTCAAATGGGTTCATTCCAAACTCTTGTGACAAATGCTTGTACACAAAGGTGTGTGGAAATATTGTAATATTtctatgtctatatgttgatgacatgttgattattagcaatgaaatgaatggaatcttagaaacaaaaagatttctaacttccacattcaagataaaatatcttggactagttgacactatattagggatcaaagtaaaacaaaatagtggggggttatgaacttaatcaaacacattatgTTGAAAAAATGTTGGAAAATTTCAAACACCTAAACTTCAAGGAAGTAAACACTCCGTTCGATCCTAGTGTCAGACTTCAAAAGAATAATGGTAGAACTGTGGCACAATTGGAATATGCAAGCGCAATTGGTTGTCTAATGTACTTACTGCAATGTACTAGACCAGACATAACATTTGCAATTAGTaagatgagtagatttactatAAATCCAAATGATGACCATTAGAAGGCCATAACAAAGATTTTTGGATATTTGTTAAAGACTACAAATCTTGGCCTTCATTATGGTAAGTTTCCtgccatactagaaggatataccgaCGCAAGTTGGATATCAGGCgttggagattataaatctaTAATTGAGTGGATATTCACATTAGCTGGAGGtgcgatttcttggaagagcaagaaacaaatatgcattactctctcaaccatggaatcagagtttgtggctctTGCATCTGCTGGacaagaagcagaatggttgagggatcttTTATTAGAGGTTCCATTAGCTAAAGACAATGTTTCAAAAGTATTGATACATTGTGATAGTCAAGTCACCCTGGATAGAGCATTCAATGAAGTATACAATGTAAAGTCTAGTCACATAGGTCTTAGACACTCTCTcgtgagaaaaatgataaagtatgggatcatttcactgacatatatacaaacaagCTACAATTTGGCTGATCCTTTTACTAAACCACTTGGCAGAGATTTAGTAAAGTCTACCTCGAGAGGTATGGGATTAGAACTCCTTGAATGAGGGTTccgacaatgatagcaacccaatctgaagttaatatatcttaacctaagattcaatgggtaacaacaagtcgttgatttggaagttggtgcaacatttcgtgacaatgttgactattacataattgagggttgagttttaaagaaactcttaatgaagttctacaTCGAGTATATGTATCTAAAGAGATACTAATgaaacttcacctatatgaatttcgagatggtgtcgtctcaaaatgagagttggagtttctctcatgataaattcatgaaaacaggaaaagcacatggccataaatagtgttaggcgagatatgtaggcgaagaaacTCTAAAAAGTGGGTGTATAGCAATGtcggtctgatcacatgggataatggttcaaagcatagctacctaacgttcTGATTAGGCTTTGCGTtttctttactaaggttaagttcaaatcgaaaaatacctaactgtattaacactttttatcttctatattctggaataggatttgtcattattagaaTAAGTGGGAGATTGTTGTAAAATTATTGAGTAATTTTACAAgttgtgttctaaaatgacaaaatagtgaaagtgagtaaatgctaataaatgcatgaAATAAAGTCCAACATTGGAATATTCACTAACTTTGAAAACATTTATAAGAGTTAATatcattaactcaacaaaaggataaaagaggataaagtgccacattgataaatgtggtggtcccaatcattatgccacttgtctcaaccatacaaccactcgccggtgttgccaccggcgacaccggctccggctCCGGCTCCGACTTCGGCTCAGGCTCCGCCTCCGGGTCCGGGTGCgaggcgtagaggcgctagtggcggcttgtagacggcacttgagcctatgatttgaattttgaattcggaGAGTGGCCACTGTCCACGAAATGCTGCAGAGTGAAACCATGCAATCACTAGTGAACCATGCTGTGTGCCAACagtcataacttttgaaaattatattgtttcaccaagggtcgcaaCCTTATGAAACAATATTATTTTGGTCTATAAAAACATGATTCCGGATTCAGAATGTCACATCACAGAAATCGAAAAATCCTCTAAATAATTCCAGATCACTCTTCGCTGCATTCGAGTTTTTGTCGGTCTggcgcaaactcgataaggctgaattatcctggataTTCCTGCATTGAGACTCTAAAACAttcgagagtgcttgaaatactataagaaaAGTGTTCCGTACACGATTCAAGCTGAATTTGTTAAACTTTGAAGCGTTTTCTAACAAGATTTGTAAAGCTAGCTTGACAATAAGTACCTAAACCCTTTCTTGATGAAATTAGATGTAATTTCTTGTACTATCATGTAATGCTTTTGTTCAATGTGTTATGTATTTTCTAGTTATCCATTTGTTTTGATGTTTATTCTTATTTTCACTCCTTATCGTCAATTATAATTCAACATTTAAATTTGAAATGTTATTGAAAAAATTTAGATCTAGATCTAGAGTAATCATTTGTCAAATCCTAAACTTTAGAAATAGATTTAAGTTTAACATTCACATTGTTATTGATAAATAATGTTAGAGAAAACCAAACATGTGCTCTCAGGGCACAAGATAataagatatttatagaaatatttttttgaaacgcatgcattcaatgtatcgaaactttaaatatgactttattgcatttaattacatttaactttttctaattatagtatcattAACATTTAACATGTGACTTAggacacatgttagcatgacccttaacgTTATTATATTGGTTAATTGGATGAAGAGATCAATAATTACACCCTAAGaattattttaacacattatttaatcataaataaagtTTGCCGAGCAATATGTGATTAATATTGAGTTTTAGCTAAAACTAATTATGAGAATACATTTGaaaattaacaaaatttaatTCCAATAATTTTTAATCATTGTTAATTTTGTCATCATTTATCATTTTATAGTCTCTTACGATTAAGTTAGAAACTTTTTCACTTAAAATCATCTTAATTGTTATTTTACCATACTATTTCTTATAGATACGATATCAAAATACTTACTTTTGATATATTTTATCAATGTAGGGCTTAAACACATACACTTAAATTCAATAATTTTGTATTAGAGCAACAATACAACTAATACTTCATCAACACAAGAGAAGGAGTTTGGAAATGTCAAAAGCAATTTGATATTAAAGCAACAACTAGACTATTTTACCCATCAGAGTATTTTTAGAGGATGCCTTCCTTTGCCAAATTAAAACACAAAGGGAAAAAATAAAGGTGATCTCTCAACCCCAAATAATTATGTTTGACTCAAAAATTATAAATCATAACTTTTAATTAAAAGAAGTtctaaaatcaaaatttattttactttAGAGCAACTAAATATATCAAAGAATGTTCCAAACATAAAATCAAACTTAGGCTAATAAATCTAGTGGATCAGACAAACACACAATTCaagtgcatcatgcatacataaaCACAAAACACAATATAAAAGATCATTCAAGTTCTTATTTTACGCTCTCCTATAATTATTGAATGATTTTAATGTGAATTTCACACCAAATCATTTAATTTGTATAGAACactcacatataattttttttttttgaggaaatAATGTAGAATACAGATTAACCAACTTTAACTAAGTTTCCATCAAGATCTCTAACAATATTTATGATAAACTGCTGGTATTTCCTTGGAGGTAGGGTATCATCATTAATCTTCTCATATTCTATTCTCAACTTTAaaatttgattctccactttcacaATGGCCTTGTAGCTTTTGTACAACTCCAACACATTCCCTCCAGCAGCAACATAAGTTATAGTCTTGTTCACTTCATCCACTTCAATTCTTTCCTTGAATATCTCCTCCTTCCCTTCTGCATTAATTTTCAACACAAAAATATTG from Vicia villosa cultivar HV-30 ecotype Madison, WI linkage group LG4, Vvil1.0, whole genome shotgun sequence encodes the following:
- the LOC131600315 gene encoding MLP-like protein 28; translation: MAQLCVLETTVQLKSCPQKFYNFLKSQSQHIPNKAQSENVHGVEIHKGDWNTPGSIKIWKFSIEGKEEIFKERIEVDEVNKTITYVAAGGNVLELYKSYKAIVKVENQILKLRIEYEKINDDTLPPRKYQQFIINIVRDLDGNLVKVG